One Desmodus rotundus isolate HL8 chromosome 10, HLdesRot8A.1, whole genome shotgun sequence genomic window, TATCTAGTAGCAGTTGCTACTAGAGCCTGTTTGCCCTCTATATCTCCGAGGGTGTATTATTTCCCCTCACCCCAATAAACCTTGCTATTTCGctttacaaaactaaaataatttaggTTTAGAATTCACTAACAAAAAGGGGCCCTGGCAAGCAATACCCTAGGAACAAGGGTAAATCAGATGTAGCCTCAGCTTTACCAAAACTGCAGGCAAAAGACCATTCAGCTCAGTCCCCCTCAGGGTTTAAGGTGATCTGCTTTCACTCCGGTGGCAAACAAGAAAATGGGTGGGGCATCTCTGAGCTGAGATAATACACTTCAGAGCCAGTGTACTTTATCTGTATAATGTGTGACATTCAGTCAAACCACACAAAGAAATAggaccaagagaaaaaaatatgccaCAGCAAAGGACCCTCAGATgacttaaaaataactataatagaTGGCAAAATCCAGAATCTCACCAGAgactaagaattaaaaaaaaaaaaaaaaaaaaagagcagatggAACTTCTAGAGTTGAATAAAATGCAATAATTGAATTCAATAAATAGGTTTAAGGCAGACTTGACACATTAAAAAGAGGATTAGTAAAATGTAATGTCAATAGAGAAAACTCAGGCTATTGCATGGGAATgacaaaaaagagatgaaaaacagaaaaaaaagtgagaTACAGTAATACATGTAACTGAAATTCGagagaaggaaagataaaatagGGCAGACTTTTATTTGCAGAGATAATGGCTgagaaatttctgaaattaacaagaacaacaaaaaatcaaaccCCAAGACATGAAACtcgtggtgggggtggggagaggggcagtggAAGTTACACCTAGGCATACCATAGAAAACTGCTAAAAAACCAAAGGCAAcaagaaaatctgaaaatcagaggaaaaaaaagaattgacaAGAAAGGAGTAATAATATCAACAGATCAATAGCTGACTTCTTCAGGGAAAAACAGATATCAAATGAGAATGTGAAGATACCTTCAaagaactgaaatgaagaattgctataatcttcaaaataatttccAGACAATTAAAAACCCGTAGTCAGCAAACCTGCACTGAAATAAGTACTAAATGCATCCTTCAGTTAGAAGGAAAGTGATCtcaagaagaaactgaaacagggatctgatcagatcactgagGAGTAGGGAGAGGTCAGGAGAAGGTTGCCCTAGGCAATGGTAAATCTtctaggacaggattggctgagaagctgaattcCTCCAAAGCTCATAGAATtatcagaagatttaaaataaaacaagggcTCTCTGGttctctggctctctcttcctcaaggaatcctgcatttcccaaaggacagtattttggatgggaagaaaCTCTGGGTGTGTAGCGTAGGATGGGGCtgacctggcagagggtggcagggttatttttctATGAGTGTTCTAGAGGGGATGAGCTCTGagacagaagcctgccattcttccaaaattgtgtagcttttatgtcctatgttgttttagtttgtaaactaactctatagaaataatataattaaaaactaatggGGAATGATatgagaactcaggtgttaagaGGTTGGCCTTttattgataggcttaagtgattaaagctgtaagtGACTAATGTATGTAGAAAGGTGTTATTCcaaaaattgtgtagctttttttgggggggggggaagttttataactttattcGACAATCAGCAGTTAGTTCTCATCCACATTAACTGTTTGTAGATTTTTGAAAGTGGTGACAGGTACATAGGTGATCAATGTACAGAGCTTGTTTGGTGAATCTTCATCCTCATTATGTTTTCTGGACAACTGCGCCTGGATACGGTATGAGACATTACTTATTCCTTTGGTCCAGACGGCTTTGATGAGCCTGGTGTCAATGCACACATCTGGAGTTCCCATCTCCTTAATGGCAAATTTCCAGATCTCTTTAAGTGACCGAGGGGCACGCTTCTTGAAGCCCACTCCATGGATGCACTTGTGGATGCTGATGGTGTACTCTCTGGTCACTACCTTGTTGATAGCAGAATGGCCCTTTTTCTTCTCGCCACCCTTCTTCGTGGGAGACATTATGACGGGCCCAggttgaaaaaaagaaaaaaattgtgtagcatttgaataaagacttctttcctttatcaccaaaacttTGTCTCTGGAATTTTGGCTAGAGGGTGGCAACAGgcagcagcaggaccccacttccTGTTCAGTAACAGCAATGATGACTCTGGTGGGACCCTAGCGTCCTGTGGCTGGTAAACCCCAAGAGTGGGACTGTGGGGTTTCCCAGTCTCCAGGAATTCTTCTGCATGTCCGCTCAAGGCATCAGCTGCGCAAACGTGCCtggctggtgaaaaggaaaatgggTCTGGGAAGAGACTGACTGTGAAACAAGGTCCAGGTAAGGACTGCTTTGGGGAGTCCATTGTGTGTGGACCACGGTTTATGAGATTGGTTGGCAGAAGGTTTACTTGTGAGTACTCTTTGCAATAATGGAGTGGTGGATACCATTCTTGTTTGTATGTTCTCAGGTTTCCTGGATTTTTCTGGTTATAGCTTTTGACCTGTACATCTGGGCCAATAAAAATAGTTCTGTGCTGGCTCCTAGAGGGAGCCCGGGTAGGATTTTGGCAGACTGGAGCATGTATTGTCATTATTCAATGTCCAAGGAGGTAATGATTAATTATTGTAATACTGTGTGGCCTACATATGTTTTGATTTGTGAGGAAAGGTGGCCCGTGCATAGCTCCCTGAGTTATTGTACCATTATGCAATTGAAACAGTATTGTCAATAGTTAGACAGATGGGATGAAATTCATTATGTCGATGCATTTATGTTGTTGCATAATAGGGTTTCACCAGGGACACAGAACCATCTGATGGTGCACAGAAGaggcctcaaaacctctcactgACAGTAAGGTGCTGGAAGAATGAGTAGATAAACCTCATCAATGCTCTGAACCCAGAGGACCCAGGGTTGGTGGCAGGAGGAGCTTTCTCACCACCACCCCCTTCACAAACTACCCCTGAAGTAGAGACTACAGAGCCAACAGCTCCACTCCTATATGACGAGTGATGGGTCTCCACCTCAAAGACCTGTCAGGGCACCCAATTTGTCCAGGGAGCCTACCTATCTGGAGCAAGCCAGTTTCCTCTGAGGCAGTATCTCATAGGTGGAGTAAATCAACAAGGCCAGGCTTCTCGCTACTTTTGGGCCCATACTTCATTCTCCACTTCAGACTCACTGAATTGGAAGATTTGCAACCCCTCATATAGGGATGATCCTCAGAAAATGGCAGACCTTATCACCTCCATTTTTGCCACTCATCATCCAAACTGGGCAAATGTATAGCTCCCTTAACTGCAGATGAGAGACAGCTGGTTATAAGTTGGGCTACTGAACAATGTCTCCACCAAAAGAATCCCAACGGGACCCCCAACCCAGCTGGGCAATTCCCTTGACAGAGTCTAACTGGAATCCAAATGATGGGGGTCTCTCTTTCCTGGAACATTACAGAAAGTGTATACTGGAATGGCTTAAGAAAGGGGTACCCAAACAAGAGGGCCTGAATATGATACTGGCTGTTCAACAAAGATCAGATGGGGactcttctgaatttttagaGAGGATCGATCAGGCCTATAAGAAGCACACTGATGCAGATCCACAGGCACCAGAGGATCTGTGGATGGTGAACATGACTTTTATTGGGCAAAGTGCCCTGGATATCAGAAAGAAACTCCGTCATTTAGATGGAGATTAGGAATGAATCTCTCTCAGCTAGTGGACATAGCATTTAAAGTTTATAATACCTGGGAAGCAAGGAAGGTAAAGCAGGCCATGGTGTTCTTAGAAACAGGGTGGTGAGACCAAAAAAAGAGGCGGGACCCTAAAGGATGGAGGAAACACCCTCTAAGTGCCAATCAATGTGCTTATTGTAAGGAGGAGGGCCATTGGAGAGGGGAACGCCCAAAACTAATAAAAGGAAAGTGGAAGAGATTAGgtttgaattttttagaatattatataaatggaatcatacagtatgtactcttGTGCCTGGCTCATTtggtcagaaaaatatttttggtatttattcATATCATTGTATCATTTGTATAAATGTGAGACAAGCtagtaagccaggacaagtggaatagggaaactaaGTAGATAGTTAATCCAGCAAGCAGTTTACAGTCATCTAGTAAATCGAAAAATCCCCTCTTCCCtaaaccaaggacacttaggagtAAGTGGTTTACACTTCTCCTCCCCAGCcagagggtaaatagcttaaaACACCCTACTCAGGGAAATGGCTGAAGTCCAACTAGTGCCATTTGTACTAACCACACCCAAAGACAGATGAAAAACCTGGAAAACTCAAGGTCCTGAACAGCAGCTAGCTGAACAATGGACTGGTCCCTATCGTGTCCTGCTGACAAAGCATTCTTCCCTGAAgctgatgggaatcaaaccctgGATCCACTACACACCAACAAAATGGGCACTGCCTGAAGAGGACACAGACCCTACTTCTGTTGTTGATGCAGAAAGGGAAAGCTGGACCTGCACTCCTGAAGGAGATTTGAAATTCCTCTTCCGGAAAAGGACAGTGACTCCCAGCATAGGGTGacaatgtttcttttactttattcatGTGCTTGTAAATCTAAGGACTTTTAGCTGCCAGATACTGAGTTTGAGTATTGTCCTTCCCATtgtggaaaagaaagagaattgaAAGCGAGTTATGAGTAGGTCTGAATGAGTAAAGGTAcatagaaaggttgtgaaagttctaaacatggagaaaaggaaacctcacTCTTGGGTACAGTtattctttgcttgttttttattcttatgGGGACATGGTTGGAACTTTACTGTTTGGGGTACAGAGGGAATCCTCTGTCTCTGCTGTTTGGAATTGGGACCTAGAAGAGGTCATCTGTGAAACTGGTTGGAGAGGATGCCTTGGCCATTTGTGACCTAGGATGGGTCATTTGGTGCCAGTGGAACCTGGCTTGGAGCAAGACAGCATGTCTCTGTCATGAGACCAGGTGATGAGAGgtcatgtctctgccaagagaccagTGGAGGAACTGGTAGGCAAGAGAATGCCTCTACCATTGGGGCTCTCTACCATGGAATGCTGGTCGGTGTACCAGCTAGAGGTCTCTGCCAAAGGACCAGTGGAAGCACTGGTAGGCAAGAGAGTGCCTCTACCAGTGAAGCTTAGGGCCATTTGGGATCTAAAAAAAGTTGCCTGTGTGACTAATTAGTGGGACTGGTGGAAAATGAGACAAGATTGTAAGGCTAGTTCTAGTCCCCCTTCTTTTGGAACTCGGTCTTACTTTGGACTTTGCTTTACTTTGGTtttgaaggaaactgaggtttcccAAGGAAAGTTAAAACTTAACATCAAGTGcaaaagtaaacaataaaaggTATAAAGCATGGAAATGCAATCTTGGTGCATATTGGAAGGACAAGGATTTTCCTTcatgctttgtatttttctccctacctgatccctctgGAATCTGGTATTCTGAAGATGGCATAaagtttctttgcataaaaccaACAAGACCAGTTTCCAATGGTGGTTTTATTAACCATGACTTTGACTGGAATATCATGCCTGAAGGAGGAAGGCCTGGACTCTGGTTGTTACCAGAAAGCCTTGTAAGCCTTCTACATGTGAGTCTAGAAGCTACTGGGGCCTGTGGCAGACTGCGTGGGCTCAAGCTGAAACTCTAGACATTGgattttgttttggccttgctaaggacacagttggactttttccatggtgggacaaacagagatgggacattggaaatCCAATGGGCAGCTTTGTTTCCACCTGAATAAACTATGCCACAACACAATCTCCTGTTCATGGGTCCTCTGAATGTTTTCCTCACAATCCTGTGGAAAAGCCTcctttccaccaaaaaaaaacaataggATGGGCTGTCTAtcaaaattcctaactaaaagtggGTCCTGGCAGGTAGTTAAGTCTTAGGCCTGTACactccttgacaaaggtcaatctttaccttaagtgagcctatggtctttttgcatctaagaacatacctttgaaatgtcagaggaaTCTCCTTTTCCAGAAGATTCCATGCATTGTGTCTAATACAGATGCAGTTCTGCTTAGTTTAGGGTGAAGGTCATGGGAAGGTCTGAGGGGTTCCTGTGGGGAAGAGACAGCCAGGCCTTGTGCTCTGTGTCTTTTGTGTGGAGACGGTGTCCATGGACCTCATAGACCTTCATAAAATAACCAGAGGCTCTGACCAACTCCCTTTTACTCCCTCATGGGTCCGTCCCTTTCAAGGGTGAGTCAGGGTGACTTCCAAGCAAACCAGTCACAGTGCAGAGTGCTGAGGGTTTGTGTCTGACACCACAAGAAGGAAGCAGGAGGTCTGGGTGACTGGGAGGTGACACATTGCTTGTGAAAACAGCTGCTGATGAAAAACATGTGAGAAGCCAGGAGGGGCATGGGCAGATGTCCATGCAGTACAAGCCTAGGGTATACACAGGACACCTGAAGCTGGGGTAAAATACTGCCAGCTTGTGGGAAAACTGATTAAAGAGCCAatttaggaaagagaaaacagttaTCTTGGAAGAGTTCAAGTCCTGCAGTAGTAATAGGAAACTTGGAAGAGGAACTTCCCAGTGGGCAGATGGAGATGAGGAAGGCCTTGTACCTTCCCACTGGGACTCCACAGAGTCTGGGTGCAAGTGAGTGCCATGAGCTATGTGGACCCTGAGGAATGGAATCTTCAGCTGTCTTAGCAGGATGTGTGGGCCACACCACACACAGAAGCTCCTGTCCTCACAAAAAGGGCCCATCTGGCTCACCTGGGGCTGACAAATACTCAGAATCACAATCAGTGAGAGCAAGAGGTTGGAAATCAGTCACACCTCAGAGGTGGGTGGGTGACAGACACCTGAGTAATATAactcctggaaaaggcaaaatctgGTTAGCTCC contains:
- the LOC112322671 gene encoding large ribosomal subunit protein eL31-like: MSPTKKGGEKKKGHSAINKVVTREYTISIHKCIHGVGFKKRAPRSLKEIWKFAIKEMGTPDVCIDTRLIKAVWTKGISNVSYRIQAQLSRKHNEDEDSPNKLCTLITYVPVTTFKNLQTVNVDEN